The Patescibacteria group bacterium DNA segment GATATCTTAAAGCATAATTGTATAAATCTACAAATCCTTTGATACCCGTATACTTACAATGAATATGATTAAAAAACTCCATGAAATCCTAAATCTACTTAGGCCTCATAGAGTGCAATATGTTAATGACCTTATGCAGCTCTTATTTCTTTTTACCCTCAATGATCTCTTGTGCAACATTCCTCGGCACTTCTTCGTAGCAACTGAATTCCATAGTAAAGCTTCCTCTACCTTGAGTCATTGACCTTAATTTGGTTGCATAGCCGAACATTTCAGCCAAGGAAACCTTGGCATCAATCACCTTTATATTCAAACGGTCATCTATGTTCTCGATTCTTGCCCGCTTACTATTTAAATCTCCGGTAATATCGCCCAAAAATTCCAGAGGAATAATTACTTCCACCTTCATTATCGGCTCAAGCAGAATTAAGTCAGCTCTCTTAACTGCTGCCTGCAAGGCAAAAGAACTGGCCATCTTAAATGCTGCTTCAGAAGAATCAACTTCATGATATGAACCGTCATACAAAGTCACCTTGGCATCAACAAGTGGATATCCTGCCAAAACACCCCTGTCCATTGCTTCTTTTGCTCCTTTTTTAATGGCTGGAATATATTCTGAAGGAATAATACCGCCTCTAATCTCATTAAGAAATTCAAATCCCTTGCCTCTTTCCAACGGCTCTACCTTCAACCAAACATGTCCATACTGTCCACGGCCGCCTGACTGACGGATATATTTTCCTTCTGCTTCAGCTGTTTTCTTTATTGTTTCTTTGTAAGCGACCTGCGGCCTGCCGACATTTGCTTCAACTTTGAATTCGCGCTTCATTCTATCAACGATAATTTCCAAATGCAGTTCTCCCATTCCTGAAATAATTGTCTGGCCGGTTTCTTCATCGCCTCTGATTTTAAATGTCGGGTCTTCATCAGCCAATCTTTTTAAAGCCATGCCCATTTTTTCCTGGTCAGCCTTGGTTTTTGGTTCAATTGCGATATAAATAACTGGATCAGGAAACGTAATTTTTTCCAGAACAATCGGATGATCCGGATCGCATAATGTATCTCCAGTAGTCGTATCTTTTAATCCGACAGCCGCGCCAATCTCGCCGCTAAAAATTTCCTTCACTTCTTCCCTCTGGTTGGCATGCATTCTTAAAATACGGCCGATTCTTTCTTTATTGTTATTTGAAGAATTTAAAATATAAGAACCAGCTTGTAATTTTCCTGAATAGACCCTAAAAAATGTCAATGAACCGACAAAAGAATCAGTAGCTATTTTAAATGCCAAAGCGGAAAATGGTTCGTCATCCAATGCTTTTCTCGCTATTTTTTTTGTTTCGTCTGCAATGTCGCTTCCCACTGTATCCGCAAGGTCGGCCGGGCTAGGCAGATAATTAATTACTGCATCCAATAATGTTTCTACAATAACCCCTCTGCCGTCTCCGCACATAATCGGAAAAATTTTCCCGGTCAAAGTGCTTTTTCTGATTCCAGTAATAAATTCTTCTTCGCTGATTTCTTTTCCTTCCAGATATTTTTCCATTAACTCGTCATTTGATTCTGCAACCTTCTCTAATAATTCCTGCCTGTATTTTCCGCAATCTGCTTTCATATTCTCCGGAATTTCTCCTTCAATTAATTCTTTGTCATGATAATCCTTATAAATATAGGATTTCATTTTAATCAAATCAACAACACCGCAGATATCTTTTTCAAAACCAATTGGTAGCTGGATCGGAAGCGCATATAATGACAATCTTTCTCTGATTGATTTCAAACTCATATAAAAATCTCCTCCGGTCTGGTTAATTTTATTAATAAAACAGATTCTTGGCACGCCGAATTTATCTGCTTGATGCCACACTGTTTCAGACTGAGGCTCTACTCCCATTTTGCCGTCAAAAATTACCACCGCGCCGTCCAAAACCCTTAATGATCTCTGAACTTCAACTGTAAAATCAATGTGGCCAGGAGTATCAATAATATTTATTCTGTGTATATCTCCTGAGTATCTCTTGGGTTTCCAGAAACAAGTGGTTGCTGCGGCAGTGATAGTAATTCCCCGCTCTCTTTCCTGTTCCATCCAGTCCAGCTGCGTATCACCTTCATCAATCTTCCCGATTTTATGAGTTTTGCCGGTTAAATATAAAATGCCCTCACTGACAGTAGTTTTACCCGCGTCAATGTGAGCAATAATTCCTATATTTCTATTCTTTTCTATTGGGTATTCTCTTGCCATATATTTACCATGCAAAATGAGCAAAAGCGCGGTTGGCCTCTGCTACTCGATGAGTACCTTCTTTCTTTTTAACTGCTTCTCCGGTGTTATTAAAAGCATCCGCCAATTCTTTAGCTAATTTATTAGCCATTGCTTTGCCTTTGCCTTTTCTTGCTGCATCAATAATCCAGCGCATTGCTAATGCTTCTTTTCTTTTGCCTTTCACTTCATAAGGAACTTGATAATTAGCCCCTCCCACTCTTCTTGATTTAACTTCTAATAATGGCGAGGTATTTTTCATGGCTTGTTCCAGAATTTCTAAAGGATTCTCTTTTTTCAAACTCTTTGCCGCTTCTTCCAAGGCAGAATAAAAAATATCCTGGGAAACAGATTTTTTTCCTCTTTTCATTAAATTGTTGATAAATTTGGAAACCAAAACACTATTATATTTTGGGTCCGGATCTAATTCGGTTGTTGGTATTCTTTTTCTACGCATAATTATACTGTTGGCTCAGTTGTTTTTTTAGCGCCCGAACTTTTTTTAGCTCCGTATTTAGACCTTTGCTGTCTTCTTCCTTCCACTCCAGTTGTGTCCAGTATTCCTCTGACAATATGATATCTGATACCCGGCAAATCCTTAACCCTTCCTCCGCGGATTACAACCACAGAGTGTTCTTGTAAATTATGGCCTTCTCCAGGGATATAAGCAGTAACTTCCATTCCATTGGTTAATCTGACTCTGGCAACTTTTCTTAAAGCTGAATTCGGCTTTTTTGGCGTTGTCGTAAACACTTTTAAACAAACCCCTCTTTTGAATGGAGAAAAGCTTTTTATCGGGTGGTTCTTTTTAACGTTAAAACCGTGCCTCAAAGCCGGCGTTGTTGTTTTTGACTTCAATGCTTTTCTCTGCCTCTTAATTAATTGATGAATTGTCGGCATAATATATGTTTCGTATACAAAAATAACCCTCTTTATATTGAGTTATTCTAAGAATAACGTTAAAAAATTTTTATGTCAACCCCGGGGGCACTACCCAACAAAAAGAGTAAAGATAAAACCCGCGATATGGGGCAAAATCGTGATTGCGATGATTAAAGCAATAAATATCCCAAGAAATGACTTCCCAAGCTTTTCTTCTAGATGCGGGAATTTATTCAATAACAACTTCGAACCGTCCAATGGCGGAACAGGGAT contains these protein-coding regions:
- the rpsL gene encoding 30S ribosomal protein S12, translating into MPTIHQLIKRQRKALKSKTTTPALRHGFNVKKNHPIKSFSPFKRGVCLKVFTTTPKKPNSALRKVARVRLTNGMEVTAYIPGEGHNLQEHSVVVIRGGRVKDLPGIRYHIVRGILDTTGVEGRRQQRSKYGAKKSSGAKKTTEPTV
- the fusA gene encoding elongation factor G yields the protein MAREYPIEKNRNIGIIAHIDAGKTTVSEGILYLTGKTHKIGKIDEGDTQLDWMEQERERGITITAAATTCFWKPKRYSGDIHRINIIDTPGHIDFTVEVQRSLRVLDGAVVIFDGKMGVEPQSETVWHQADKFGVPRICFINKINQTGGDFYMSLKSIRERLSLYALPIQLPIGFEKDICGVVDLIKMKSYIYKDYHDKELIEGEIPENMKADCGKYRQELLEKVAESNDELMEKYLEGKEISEEEFITGIRKSTLTGKIFPIMCGDGRGVIVETLLDAVINYLPSPADLADTVGSDIADETKKIARKALDDEPFSALAFKIATDSFVGSLTFFRVYSGKLQAGSYILNSSNNNKERIGRILRMHANQREEVKEIFSGEIGAAVGLKDTTTGDTLCDPDHPIVLEKITFPDPVIYIAIEPKTKADQEKMGMALKRLADEDPTFKIRGDEETGQTIISGMGELHLEIIVDRMKREFKVEANVGRPQVAYKETIKKTAEAEGKYIRQSGGRGQYGHVWLKVEPLERGKGFEFLNEIRGGIIPSEYIPAIKKGAKEAMDRGVLAGYPLVDAKVTLYDGSYHEVDSSEAAFKMASSFALQAAVKRADLILLEPIMKVEVIIPLEFLGDITGDLNSKRARIENIDDRLNIKVIDAKVSLAEMFGYATKLRSMTQGRGSFTMEFSCYEEVPRNVAQEIIEGKKK
- the rpsG gene encoding 30S ribosomal protein S7; its protein translation is MRRKRIPTTELDPDPKYNSVLVSKFINNLMKRGKKSVSQDIFYSALEEAAKSLKKENPLEILEQAMKNTSPLLEVKSRRVGGANYQVPYEVKGKRKEALAMRWIIDAARKGKGKAMANKLAKELADAFNNTGEAVKKKEGTHRVAEANRAFAHFAW